The segment ACGCCAGTTGAAATGTTATTATGGGCGGGAGCCGAAGGGTTGATAAAGGTTATCTAGACCAAACGACCAAACAGCATACCAAGCACAGATCCTGGTATGCTGTTTGGTCCGCCGCTGCCGTCCCATCCGACAATAAAAAAGCGACATCCCTTGGTGAAACCTGGGATGTCACTAACTTTATACTGATAACTGAACAAGTTTTGTATCGGGTTGGTTAAGTATATGTCGAATGAAATTGCTTTCGCGTTGGATACATGTTTCAATTTCTTTCGGTGTAAAGGCAAGAGGTTCGATAGGTTCCATTATTTTTGCTACTGCCTTGCCTAGTATCTCCCATCTTTCCCAGTCGGGCATTTGCGAAAAATCGCTGGAGATTACAATTAAGTCAATATCGCTATTTTCGTCGGCAGTACCACGTGCATGGGAACCAAACAGGTAGTACTTTTCTATTTTAATACCTTGCTGCTTGATGGCTTCGATATAATCCGAAATAATCTTATCTAGTCTAGCAGCTTCTGTAGACATAGTAGCACTTCCTTTGTCTTAGCGAGGTATTCCGCAGCTACATGGCGAGGGTATTTCTCAACAGCCTTTTGAAGCATTTCGGGGTATCGGGTGTTAATTGCTGCAGTATTTAATATTGAAATAAATTCACGATGTTTCTCATCTAGTTCTGCCTTTGAAAGCTTAGTTAATTTCAAGAGATTATGGATTTTGGGTGGGACGGTTTTGCTGCGCTCTGCAATTAGTCCTTTCAGCGCCTTTTCCAGCGCCAGGTGGCACATGAATACCGTATAAATATGTCTTTGGCTACTATACATAGCCTCAGCAGTCTCGTAATCATATTTAGCTTGTGAAAACCACTCTTTAGTCTCTGCTAGCATACAGTTTTTTCCACCTCTCGGGAAAAATTATAACATATTTGTATCTATATTTCAATTACCTAAGGAAGACGCGGGGACGTTTCTGTTGTCTTACTTGATAACCTCTGTTATGAATAGGGTGATGGAAATGGGAAGGGAAGCAAGCAAAAGTTCAACTGGGATATATCATATTATGTTAAATCAGGGATATGTACCATAATACAGGAACTAGTAACGGCAATTAGGAAGAGTAATAGGAGGAAAGACAATTATAGAGAAAGCAATTAGACAAGACAGATGAAACGTCCCTGCGTCTTCTGTAAAAAGTTCTTAGGATACGATAAGGATGAAAACGGTAATCTTATCATCAATAAAGAGCAGGCCAAGATTGTCAGGAGTATTTATAATTTAGATGTTAGGGGTTTACGAGTGAACGGTTTAGATGTTTTTCAGATTTTACGAGGATGAAAGAGCAGGATGGATGACGTATATATCGAACCCTTTCATTTAAGGGTTTAACGGTCAAAAATGCACGAAAAAGCAATTTAGATTGTTTTTGGAAAGGCAAAAAGAAAAGGGACTCATTATAGCGAAAAGCGTGAGAAGCACGATCGAACTTTTTAGTCTGAAACGAAGAGTTTACTATGAATTACAAAAAAAGTGAGGTGAGAAAGTGTATAAAAAACTTCTGACGAAAAAATTTTTTCAAGATAATCCATACTCGGAAAACTCCGTGCAACGGTTTATTTATAGCATGCTTTTATACGAAGGAATCGAAGATGCAGCAAATGAAATACTGATGAAACAAGTAGGATTGAGCGATGAACGCCTTATACAGATCACTCGGGAGAAGGAACTAATCCAGTCAGAACAAAACCCAGAGGAGATATTTCAGCTCTTACGCAAAAAAATAGATGTGATCAATCGGGACGACCTGATCAAAAAAGCGTTGGAGTTTGAAGAAGTGCTCCTCCCTATGGTTATAGAAAAGCTGATGCGTAGCTATCATGATATTTTTATCGAAAATTCAATACAGCTGCTTGCTAGAAGTCATAAAGACTTTACTCAGCTGTTGAAGGAAAAATATGCCGAGATCCGAAGCCCTTATGTGCAGTCATTAGTTTGTCTGATTCTTGGTTTGAGAGGGGAAGAAAACACCATTCCTTGGATACAGGACAGATTCTTTGAACTAAAAAATCTTTACCCAGGTGAAACTTATGATCAGGGTCCGCTGCTTGCCTTGCACGAACTTAATTGCCGCTTCTATGATAAGTGACAAGGGGATAAGTGACAAGGGGACGGGGATATTGACGCAAAACACCCAAATGGTATAATTTGCTAAAGGGGTGTGTTTAGTGCCTAGAGCGGCAAGGATAAAAAGCAAAAGTGGAATATATCATATCATCATAAGAGGAATAAATCGTCAAACCCTGTTTGAGGATAAGGAGGATAGCTCTAAGTTTATCCAAACCTTATAAAGATACAGGGAAATTTGCGAATACAAGTTATATGCTTATTGTTTAATGGGTAATCACCTGCATTTACTGTTAAAGGAAGGTAAAGAACCATTAGAGACTGTGATGAGAAGGATATGTGGCAGCTATGTTTTATGGTATAACAACAAGTATGACAGGGTAGGGTACTTGTTTCAGGATCGATTTAAAAGCGAGCCGGTAGAGGATGATGCATATTTTCTCACAGTACTTCGATATATTTTCCATAATCCTTTAAAGGCTGGTATAGCAACTAAAATTCAAAACTATATCTGGACTAATTACAGTGACTATATTGAAGGAAGTAATGGAACCGATACGGACCTTGCTCTTGATATTTTTAATACAGATAGAGAAAAAGCAGTAAGGCTTTTTATTGAGTATATAAATAAAGAAAGCGACGATAAATGCCTGGATATACCTGGAAAAGGGCGGTTAACAGATGATGAGGCCAGAAGAATAATCAAGGATCACTGTAAAGTTGACCATACGATAGACCTACAAAATTTTGACAAAGATAAAAGGAATTCATACATAAAAGACCTAAAGGAAGGCTACGGCTTATCAATTAGACAGATCGAGAGATTAACAGGAATTACTAGGGGGATAATCCAAAGATTATAGTGTGACGATAACCCCGTCCTGTGTCACCGGCATAACAGAATGGTGCGTGAAGATTTAACAAGGCTCAAACCATTCAACAGGGTTGGAATGAAGCGAAAGATATAATATTTTGAAAACAGGTGAGTAAATATGATAATTATGCTTTTTGGTATATCTAATGTAGGAAAGACTGTAACGGGTGGGAAGCTTGCTGAAAGGTTGAAATATTCTTTTTTTGATTTGGATGAAGAGATAAAAAGAAAATTTCAAATAACCTTGGAAAAATTTATGCAAGATTACCCATATTCATATGAGAGACATAAAATAAAGGGTAAGATTTTAAAGGATTTAGTTAATAAATATAAAGATAATATGGTTATTGCAGTAAGTCCAATTTATTATGCAAGGAATTTTAACTCACTTTTAGATTTGGAACAGGTAATTGCAATTGAATTGCAGGATTCAGAGGAACATATTTTTGAGAGAATGGTTTTTTCTGACGAGAATGATAATATTTATAAGGATGATGCATATAAGGAAGCGCATAAAGATTATTATATTAGAGATATACATGAAGATATTGTATATGCAAAAAGGGTTTTTAAAAAAGTAGACAATAAGTATTTCATAGATAATCGCTCCGTAGATCAAGTTGTAGATGAGTTGATTGTTGTAATTCATAATATAACTGTAAATAAATGCGGATAAAAGCAAAGAGTGGAGTCATAATAAACCTTTCTGTTTATATATTCTATTGCCATATCGTGACAAGGGGACGGGGATATTGGCAGAGAAATAAAAAGAAATATCGAGTTTAAAGTTCAAAGCAAAAGAAACCGGAATAAACTTAGTTCCAATATTAACCTCGGCAATTTGGGGTAACGATCTGCTATTGCCGGAAGGGAGAGTGAGTTATGCAAATTGCACTGACGAAAAAGTTAGCGGATACCATAGGAGTGAAGCCTCCTGCCATTGATGAAACAATCAATCCACTGTTTTCATGGACAGCAAACTGGACAAAGGTATGGGATAATCGAAGAACAGAGGACATGATTGTTTTGGTGAACAACGCTACACGCTTCACGGTAGCCATTTACCAAGTCAAACGGAAAGACCTCAAAAATCTGGAAGTGATGATGAAAACGGCCATTTTCAACACGTTATTGTTCATGAATGTTAATCTGGAGATAGTCAAAGAATATATGCGATTAGCGGGTGAAGTTGAGTTAACGCAAAATCGCGGTAGACAATCGGCAGCATGGGTATCAAAAGCGGGAATTGAGTGCAGTTTTTATGTTGGAAGAGAATACAACGGCATTGAAAAAATGTTTTGTGACACTGTAGGAGTCCCCACAAATTACCGACATGTCAATATTTCCACGAATAGAGATGAGGGGTTTGTTCCTTACCGGGCAATGGTTAATGCGTTAATTGAGCTTACAGGAATGCTAGCTTACAAATACCGTGCCTTTGAATTGTTGGTTTCACTTAATTTGGAAGTTTACAAGGCAGTGCGGAGGATTATTGTACCCGCAGACTTGGAATTTGCACGGTTACACAAAGTACTGCAATCCGTGTTTGGATGGAAAAACTACCACCTATATGACTTTACCATCTTTGACGGCAACAAGCGTTTACCGGTTGCCCGAATTGTTCCCTTTGAGGATGACCTGGAGTACGATGAACACGCTATTTTAATGAAAGGGCATACATTAGCGGAGTTTTTGCCGGAGCACAAGCATATGCTCTACACCTATGATATGGGCGATAACTGGGAACATGAAATCCAGCTTGTGCAAGTGATTGAGGAGCACGACAAGGAATCACCCTATTTACTGGAAGCAAGTGGACAAACACCACCGGAGGATGTGGGCGGTGTAGGAGGATATGTGAATTTCCGTGAAATCATGCTCAATCCAGATAATTCGGAATATAAGGAAATGAAGGAATGGGCAAGGTTTTGGGAACCAGAGCTTAGTGATTGGGAAAAACGTCCAAGGATTATCCATCTTTGATATTTGTAAGACATCAATATTGTTCTCCCAACCGTAAGGCTGTAATTAAGTGACAAGGGGATGAGGAAGTTTTGATATAGACGATTTTATTCTTAATATGTTGGGGGCTTTAGTAGGATTTATGATTTGGTAAACTAAATTTATTCAAAGATTATTAAAATAATAAGGTTAAAATTTTTAGCAAAATTAATTTGCAATCTTTATATGATACGCAAAAATAAATAAAAAGCAAGTTTTTGATTATACCGTTATCGGAATAACCTTGACATTATTCCGATAACGGTATATTATATTGATGAGGTGGTTTTTCATGAAATATATGAGTTCTAAAGAAGCAAGTGAAAAATGGAGAATAAGTGATCGTCGAATTCGGGTGCTTTGTAATGAGGGGCGTATCGAAGGTGCTATAAAAATTGGGCGAAATTGGTCTATACCTACCGATGCTGCTAAACCTGCAGATGCAAGGGAAACGAGTAAGAAGAAATACATTGGAATGGAATTTAACTTCAGTTATTTAGATTCACTGAAGGAATCTATCGACGAGCACAGACCTTTTTCCAAAGGACTTGCCAATTCGCTGCAGGAGAAACTCATTGTTGAATGGACATATAATAGCAATGCCATAGAGGGGAATACTCTGACATTGTCAGAGACTAAAGTTGTTCTTGAAG is part of the Metallumcola ferriviriculae genome and harbors:
- a CDS encoding nucleotidyltransferase domain-containing protein yields the protein MSTEAARLDKIISDYIEAIKQQGIKIEKYYLFGSHARGTADENSDIDLIVISSDFSQMPDWERWEILGKAVAKIMEPIEPLAFTPKEIETCIQRESNFIRHILNQPDTKLVQLSV
- a CDS encoding HEPN domain-containing protein; amino-acid sequence: MLAETKEWFSQAKYDYETAEAMYSSQRHIYTVFMCHLALEKALKGLIAERSKTVPPKIHNLLKLTKLSKAELDEKHREFISILNTAAINTRYPEMLQKAVEKYPRHVAAEYLAKTKEVLLCLQKLLD
- a CDS encoding shikimate kinase: MIIMLFGISNVGKTVTGGKLAERLKYSFFDLDEEIKRKFQITLEKFMQDYPYSYERHKIKGKILKDLVNKYKDNMVIAVSPIYYARNFNSLLDLEQVIAIELQDSEEHIFERMVFSDENDNIYKDDAYKEAHKDYYIRDIHEDIVYAKRVFKKVDNKYFIDNRSVDQVVDELIVVIHNITVNKCG
- a CDS encoding plasmid pRiA4b ORF-3 family protein, whose product is MQIALTKKLADTIGVKPPAIDETINPLFSWTANWTKVWDNRRTEDMIVLVNNATRFTVAIYQVKRKDLKNLEVMMKTAIFNTLLFMNVNLEIVKEYMRLAGEVELTQNRGRQSAAWVSKAGIECSFYVGREYNGIEKMFCDTVGVPTNYRHVNISTNRDEGFVPYRAMVNALIELTGMLAYKYRAFELLVSLNLEVYKAVRRIIVPADLEFARLHKVLQSVFGWKNYHLYDFTIFDGNKRLPVARIVPFEDDLEYDEHAILMKGHTLAEFLPEHKHMLYTYDMGDNWEHEIQLVQVIEEHDKESPYLLEASGQTPPEDVGGVGGYVNFREIMLNPDNSEYKEMKEWARFWEPELSDWEKRPRIIHL